In Segatella copri, the DNA window TGCTTGGCAGGCAACTGATGACTGCGCGGATTGACTGGGTCAGCAAACTTGGCTGTACGCTCTATATCTTCACCTATATATAATGGGCGGTTGCCAGCATGCTTATTCCACCAGGTTATGAGCGTCTTGTAATCGGCAGCACGATTGCCTATCTCCCAATATATCTGAGGCACACAATAGTCTATCCAACCATTATTCACCCAAAGCAATACATCTGCATAAAGATCATCATAATTCTGGAGGCCGAAAGTTTCTGAACCATTAGGATCGGTACGCTTGTTGCGGTAGATGCCGAATGGAGAAACACCAAACTTAACCCAAGGCTTAACGGCATGAATGGATTCGCTGAGCTGCTTTACAAACCGGCTCACGTTATCACGGCGCCAATCACCGATGTTTCGCATGCCGCGCGACTGCTGGCGGAAGAGCTGCTGATCAGGAATCTGACGTCCGGCCTCTGGATATGGATAGAAATAATCATCAATATGGAATCCATCAACATCATATCGGCTTACAATGTCCACAGCCACCTCGCAAATATAGTCGGCTGCAGCCTGCAACCCAGGGTTCAACAGCGTCAGCTTGCCATACTGAAAACAGAGATCAGGACGCCTCTTCACGATATTCTTCGGCGAAACTTGCTCATAAGAAGTTACGCTATGCTTGGCACGATATGGATTAATCCATGCATGAAGCTCCATGCCACGATTATGACACTGCTCTATCATCCACTGCAACGGATCCCAATAAGGAGAAGGAGCCTTTCCCTGCACCCCCGTAAGAAACTTGCTCCAAGGCTCTAAATCACTCTTATACAGAGCATCACACTCGGCACGAACCTGAAAGATAATCGCATTCACGCCATCCTTCTGCAGTTCATCAAGCTGTCTGGTAAGCATCGCCTGGATCTGCTGCGTACTCTTGCCAAGATACTGTCCGTTAACACACTGTATCCAGGCTCCACGAAACTCTCGTTTGTTCTGAGCCTTCATTGTTGCCGACGACATCAGCATCATTGCAACAACGAGCATCAAAATCGCTTTCAGTCTTTTCATCTGTTATCTGTTATTTATCAATTTCATTTTTTCCTTTTCATTCTACAGTTTGTTCTTCATCCCTCAGCTTCGGGAGTGAAATATGGTATCTTACAGCCAGCAATCGGATGGCGCAGACCACACTGAAAGCTACAATCACCGTAATATAGAGGCTCACACCCAGATAGCTCAATCCCCAATAAGCCAAACCACCGGCGACACAAGCCATCGCATAAATCTCCTTTCGGAAGATGACCGGCTCTTCATTAAGAAGCACATCGCGGATAACACCGCCTGCAGCACCCGTAATACAGCCCATGATGATGGCTACCCAAAAAGAGAAACCACATTCGAGCGACTTCTGGATGCCCGCAATATTGAAAAGCGCCAAGCCCAATGTATCAAACAGAAACCAGGTATTGTCAAGACGCTTAAGATAGCGGTGGCAAGCAATCACTACCAACTGAGCAAACAGCGTACAAATCAGGTAGATAGGACTCAACATCCAAAACGGACGCACACCAAGCATCACATCTCGTATGGTTCCACCACCTATGGCTACAGCCACACCACAAACAAAACCGCCCAGCCAATCATAGTGCTTACTTGCTGCCAGGCGAATGCCCGAAAGGGCAAAAGCAAATGTACCGATGAATTCTATCACACTATGAAGCGTGAGCACGAATTCAGGATCGCCATGTATCATCATTTTCTCGTATCAGTTAGTTGCTCTAAATATCAATTCCTAATTATTCTTTCTAATCACTAATTCTTGAATCTTTCTCCCCAGCAGGTAACCATCCAGTTGTAGAGGCGCTCCTCGGAAGGCGAATGCTGCGCATGCCAGAAGCGGGCATCCTTCAGTTCGTCTGGCAGATACTGCTGCTCTGTGAAATGTCCTGGATAATCGTGAGGATACTTATATCCGTCATGATAGCCCAAATCTTTCATCAGTTTGGTAGGAGCATTGCGGATGTGCAGCGGAACAGGCAGATTACCCGTTTGCCGTACAGTAGCCAGCGCATCATTAATGCCCAGATAAGCACTGTTGCTCTTCGGACTCGTGGCCAGATAAACCACAGCCTCAGCAAGGGCGATACGCGCTTCGGGCCACCCTATCTTCATCACCGTATCGAAGGCAGCATTGGCAAGCAGGAGTGCATTCGGATTGGCAAGTCCCACATCCTCAGAGGCACTAATCACAACCCTACGGGCTATAAACTGCGGGTCTTCTCCACCTTCTATCATCCTCGCCATCCAATAAAGCGCAGCATCGGGATCGCTTCCGCGAATACTCTTGATAAAGGCAGAGATAATATCATAATGCATCTCACCCTGTTTATCATAAGCCAGCGGATTCTGTTGCAACTGCTCTTCTACCATCTTGTCGGTAATCACAATCTCTGAAGAGCCGGCAGATTCTACCACCAGTTCCAGGATATTAAGCAGTTTTCGGGCATCTCCACCACTATATCGCAGCAGCGCGCCCGTCTCTTCCAGTTTAATATTCTTCTCTCTGAGTTCTACATCCTGCGTAATGGCACGATGCAGAAGCCCTTCAAGATCAGCCTTTTCGAGCGGTTTGAGCACATAGAGCTGACACCTGGACAACAGCGGCCGAATCACCTCGAATGAAGGATTCTCGGTGGTAGCACCTATCAGCGTAACAATACCCTTCTCTACCGCACCCAAAAGCGAATCCTGCTGACTCTTGGAGAAACGGTGAATCTCATCAATAAACAATATAGGAGAAGCCGAATTAAAGAATCTACCACTCTTTGCTCTTTCTATCACCTCGCGGACATCCTTTACGCCACTGGTCACCGCAGAGAGGGTGAAGAACGGCACCTTGATGGTTTGTGCCACGATTTGAGCAAGGGTAGTCTTGCCCACTCCAGGGGGTCCCCAGAGGATAAAAGAGGATATGCGCCCTGCATCAATCATCTTGCGCAGCACGGCCCCCTCACCTACCAAATGCTGCTGTCCTACATAGTCAGCAAGCGTGTGAGGTCTCATTCTTTCAGCTAACGGTTCACTCATAGTACGTGCAAAGGTAATGAAAAAAATCGAATTCCAAATAAAAAAGTGACCAAAAACACAAAAAAACAGCAAGAAAATTTGGATATATAAAAAGAAGTACTTACTTTTGCACACACAAACATAATTGAAGATGAATAAAGATAAAATATTAACACTGAAGAATGTTACTAAAAGTAGCATTTGGGAATTGCAGGAGAACGATGTGTTCCGTCTTTGGGAAGCAGCAGAAAAGGATGCTGACCTCAAGGATTTCCAGAACAAGTATATCGCAGTGATCCGCAGCGCATTCGAAATGGAACCAGTGACGGTAGACCGTCCTGAAGTGATTGACAAACTGATGGCACGCGGCTTTAAGATTGGCACTTTCCGTATCAACGACAAGAAAGAAAAGTATGCCATCAAAAAGCGCCCTATCATGCGTGTTACTGATCTTACTTACGAAAATGTAAGTCACATCACCGCCAATAAGCTCATCGAACTCTTGGAGCGCAACTTTGGTGGTGGCTGGGAGAGTCTGCCTCAGAGCATCCAGGACATCATCGAAAGTAATTTCGACATCAGCACAACTACTCTTCCTGCTGACCGCCTGAAAAAGCCAGGAGGTCTGTACGAGAAAAAGCTCGCCGATGACTACGAAGTGCTCGTGGTACCAAAAGGTTCTTGGGTAGAAGCTATCTTTGCCAAGGAGAAGCCAAAGGTAGAAAAGGTTCGCATGAGATTCGAAGATGAGAATGATTTGAAACGCAACGACGACCTGCTCGACCCAGACGAGGATGAAGACGAGGATGCACCAGAAATCGAGGATCACTACAACGATCCAGATGAGGATGACGATGCATTCGATGACGACAAGCTTACTGAGGAAAGCTACCGTACTACCTTCGAAGACCCGGAGAACCTCGGTCTTGATGATGCAGAAGACGTAGCCGACGATGATTATTAATTCAGTTTATACATTATTATAATATAAAGAGAAATGAACGCATTAATTGGATTTGTTGCATTAATCGCTGTAGGCCTCGTAGGTTGGGCGATTGCAGAATTTAAGTACAAGGCTTTCACTTTCACCCGTTCAGAAAAGGACATCGAGGAAGAGAAAGAGCTTGAAGAACAGAAACGCGCAGAGGGTTTCAAGGAGATGAACATCCGCGACATCATGCGCAAAAACTCAACCAATGGTTATAACGCCGTAGGTTAGTATTATATTAATTTACCTATGCTTATGATACAGTATATCATCATAGCAATCATATTGGCGGCATGCATCACGTATGCCGCCATTTGTATCTACCGCTCCATCAAACAAGCACGAGAGTGTAAAAACTATCAATGTTCAGGTTGCCCGTTCGTTGAAAAATGCCAAAAGAACAAAAAGAAAGAGGCTACTCAGCGGAAAGAACAAGAGCAGTTCTCATAAAAGAGCTGCTAAAACTACTTTTACTGTCATGCAGCGAGGAAACCAGACAAAAATTAAAGCATTTCAGAACCCGTTCATTATGAGCAAGATACAAAGAAAGTGATTGTTTTAATTAAAAAAGTTGCATAAAAATTTGGTAGAACCAATAAAAAGTAGTACCTTTGCACTCGCAAATCAGAAATGATTGTTCTACACAAGGTGTCTTAACCGAGCGGTTAGGTAACGGTCTGCAAAACCGTGTAGAGCGGTTCGACTCCGCTAGACACCTCATAAAAAAGGAAGTTCTTCAATAAGGACTTCCTTTTTTCATATCTACTCTCCCCCATTTTCATTCCTCATTTCTAGGTATTCATCAAAACCCCCATTTTTAGGTATTGCACAATTATAAAAATCTTCGTACCTTTGCAACCGTAAATGATAAACATCAGAACTGAGGTTATCCTACGAGTAGGAATTGCCCCTTGCCAAAAGCAATTCTGGTGAACGTTTGAAACTTTTAGATAATTGAGACAAAGATAGAAATTAAAATCTTGTTCGCTAATAGAAATAATTCATAATGTTTTTGTATAATATGAAAAGGGGTGCTTGTGAAAGTACCCCTTTTATGTATAGGTTTACTACATGGCGATGCATTTTGTTCTATGTCACGACGCACAGATTTCTACATCGCCATGTAATTTCAAAGATATCGGGAGTTTTAAAAAAGCCTGTTACTATTTGATTTTAGCACCAAATGACTTGACAAACTTAATCTTCTTGCCTTTTGCGATGATTGGCTTCTTCCATTCACCACCCAAAATACGGATAACAGCCTTCTTGCCTACAGGAACCGCATCTACAGCCTTCTGCAAATCCATGAAATTGCCTCGACCTTCTGCAGAGACTACATAATCATAATGGCAGACATGAGACTTCAGCGCTGGCACCTGCTCAGCTACAGCATCAGCAAGCGCACCGGCAACCACACGTGCACCATATACATTATAATGGGTATTATCTTTCTTACCCTTAGGAACCTGCGGATTCTCGCCAGGCATAAACCACATATGTAATTTGCGGCTGCCTTCAATACCCATGCCCGTTTCTATATCGTGGGTAATCTTGGTAGCATCAACAAACGGAACATTCAGCTGCTTTGCTACATTGCGGGGAGCTATCACATAAGCTCCGTGGGTGTCGATAAGCGTATCGCTATTAATCTGCTCCTTTCCATCATATACTTTATTGCGAAGCTTCTCGTCATCATCATTTTTCAATTCTGCAGAATAATAGCAGCGACGAACCACCGCATTGAACAGTACAGGAATGCCACCCTTGGCACGGGTCTCATTTACATATCTGGCAAGGTTTGCATCAAAAGTAGATCCCGGATCAGTATGACGGTCAGGCATTGACTTCTCATCGTTATGCCCAAACTGGATAAACACATAATCACCTGGCTTTATTCTATCCAAAACCTTTTTCCATCTTCCTTCATTGATAAAGCTCAAAGAAGAACGACCGTTAACAGCATGATTGTCAACAATCACCTTGTCATCAAAAAAGCCTTGCAATACCATCCCCCATCCTCGCTCTGGATTATTTCTAAAACCACCTTTCTCGGCAGCAGTAGAATCACCTATTACAAAAATCGTTGTTGTCTTTGTGCTGGATGTCATCAGCAACGCCAGTATGAATACACATAAAATAGCTTTTATTTTTTTCATTTGTCTGTAGTTTTTAGAATTTACTAAAATTATAGTTAGGCATACACGCTAACACATAAAAAACTCTCGCCCTGCCGCACTGCATATTCACATATACGAGCACGAGAGGACGAGAAAGAGAGTATTATTTATTTACTTTGGCTATCAATTCCTCGGCAGTAACCAAGGTTTGTTCGCCAGTTTCCATATTCTTAAGTGTAACCTTGCCCTGAGCCATCTCATTCTCACCTGCAAGCACCACAAACGGAATATTCTTGGCATTGGCATAGCTCATCTGCTTCTTCATCTTCGCCTTATCAGGGAAGATTTCGGTACGGATACCGGCTGCACGAGCTGCACTTACTATAGGCAGGCAGTAAGC includes these proteins:
- a CDS encoding glycoside hydrolase family 10 protein, whose amino-acid sequence is MKRLKAILMLVVAMMLMSSATMKAQNKREFRGAWIQCVNGQYLGKSTQQIQAMLTRQLDELQKDGVNAIIFQVRAECDALYKSDLEPWSKFLTGVQGKAPSPYWDPLQWMIEQCHNRGMELHAWINPYRAKHSVTSYEQVSPKNIVKRRPDLCFQYGKLTLLNPGLQAAADYICEVAVDIVSRYDVDGFHIDDYFYPYPEAGRQIPDQQLFRQQSRGMRNIGDWRRDNVSRFVKQLSESIHAVKPWVKFGVSPFGIYRNKRTDPNGSETFGLQNYDDLYADVLLWVNNGWIDYCVPQIYWEIGNRAADYKTLITWWNKHAGNRPLYIGEDIERTAKFADPVNPRSHQLPAKHRLHQQMNNVKGTVLWYAQTAADNVGNIGHTLRNNYWKYPALPPSMPFLDNKAPKGVKGVKLMWTEKGPLLVWKAPKASKKKWGDQVNRFAIYRFEKGAKVNLNDVSALQAVTYDNFYRIPYVSGKKYVYVVTALDRVGNESKGKKKKISF
- a CDS encoding trimeric intracellular cation channel family protein; amino-acid sequence: MIHGDPEFVLTLHSVIEFIGTFAFALSGIRLAASKHYDWLGGFVCGVAVAIGGGTIRDVMLGVRPFWMLSPIYLICTLFAQLVVIACHRYLKRLDNTWFLFDTLGLALFNIAGIQKSLECGFSFWVAIIMGCITGAAGGVIRDVLLNEEPVIFRKEIYAMACVAGGLAYWGLSYLGVSLYITVIVAFSVVCAIRLLAVRYHISLPKLRDEEQTVE
- a CDS encoding replication-associated recombination protein A; this encodes MSEPLAERMRPHTLADYVGQQHLVGEGAVLRKMIDAGRISSFILWGPPGVGKTTLAQIVAQTIKVPFFTLSAVTSGVKDVREVIERAKSGRFFNSASPILFIDEIHRFSKSQQDSLLGAVEKGIVTLIGATTENPSFEVIRPLLSRCQLYVLKPLEKADLEGLLHRAITQDVELREKNIKLEETGALLRYSGGDARKLLNILELVVESAGSSEIVITDKMVEEQLQQNPLAYDKQGEMHYDIISAFIKSIRGSDPDAALYWMARMIEGGEDPQFIARRVVISASEDVGLANPNALLLANAAFDTVMKIGWPEARIALAEAVVYLATSPKSNSAYLGINDALATVRQTGNLPVPLHIRNAPTKLMKDLGYHDGYKYPHDYPGHFTEQQYLPDELKDARFWHAQHSPSEERLYNWMVTCWGERFKN
- a CDS encoding rhamnogalacturonan acetylesterase, whose protein sequence is MKKIKAILCVFILALLMTSSTKTTTIFVIGDSTAAEKGGFRNNPERGWGMVLQGFFDDKVIVDNHAVNGRSSLSFINEGRWKKVLDRIKPGDYVFIQFGHNDEKSMPDRHTDPGSTFDANLARYVNETRAKGGIPVLFNAVVRRCYYSAELKNDDDEKLRNKVYDGKEQINSDTLIDTHGAYVIAPRNVAKQLNVPFVDATKITHDIETGMGIEGSRKLHMWFMPGENPQVPKGKKDNTHYNVYGARVVAGALADAVAEQVPALKSHVCHYDYVVSAEGRGNFMDLQKAVDAVPVGKKAVIRILGGEWKKPIIAKGKKIKFVKSFGAKIK